From the genome of Deltaproteobacteria bacterium, one region includes:
- a CDS encoding MFS transporter, translating into MFSGLLPLFVLAHFGHHLLTALPVPLLPMIRTDFGLDYTQSGLLISAFSLSYGFGQLPAGWLADRIGRRLLITIGNCGVAMAGLLIGLSPTYFILLLCLMLMGVMGGAYHPSAPPLISASVKPENQGRALGLHIVGGSASYFLAPLIGVAIAVAWGWRGSFIVLAVPAVIFGIVFYVLLGRLTNGEVKKDKITITPTEAPSQPGRLRGLVVVMVLSTGISAILVSAISFLPLFIVDQFGVSERIAAAFLAVIYSAGRWSAPVGGYLSDRLGKIPVLLTVCFAAGPIICLLNLLPYGLGTVALLVVLGTCLSMRMPVTEAYIVSHTSDLNRSTIFGVYYFSAMEGGGVLTPVMGYLIDHLGFTSSFTMAGGAIIGITLVCSLLLWGGRK; encoded by the coding sequence ATGTTTTCAGGGCTGCTGCCTCTTTTCGTGCTGGCTCACTTTGGGCACCACCTGCTGACCGCCTTGCCCGTCCCTCTTTTGCCAATGATCCGGACCGACTTCGGCCTCGATTACACCCAGTCCGGACTCCTGATCTCGGCCTTCAGTCTGTCTTATGGCTTTGGCCAGCTGCCAGCAGGATGGCTTGCTGACCGCATTGGACGCCGCCTTCTCATCACGATAGGCAACTGCGGCGTGGCCATGGCCGGCCTTTTAATCGGCCTTTCGCCCACCTACTTCATACTTCTTCTCTGCCTCATGCTCATGGGCGTCATGGGCGGCGCCTACCATCCATCGGCCCCGCCCCTGATTTCGGCCTCGGTAAAACCTGAAAACCAGGGCCGAGCCCTGGGGCTGCATATTGTCGGAGGCAGCGCCAGCTACTTTCTGGCCCCGCTTATTGGGGTCGCCATAGCCGTGGCCTGGGGATGGCGCGGCTCGTTTATCGTCCTGGCGGTCCCGGCCGTTATCTTTGGGATCGTCTTCTATGTCCTACTGGGCCGATTGACGAACGGTGAAGTGAAAAAAGATAAAATAACCATTACTCCGACCGAAGCGCCATCTCAACCTGGTCGTTTGCGCGGTCTGGTGGTGGTAATGGTCCTGAGCACCGGAATTTCAGCGATCCTTGTCTCTGCCATATCCTTCCTACCGCTCTTCATCGTAGATCAGTTCGGGGTTAGCGAGAGAATCGCGGCCGCGTTTCTGGCCGTTATTTATTCCGCCGGGCGCTGGTCAGCGCCGGTAGGCGGCTATCTCTCTGACCGTTTAGGCAAGATACCGGTGCTCCTGACGGTTTGTTTTGCCGCCGGTCCTATCATCTGCCTGCTCAATCTGCTGCCTTACGGGCTTGGAACTGTGGCTCTACTGGTTGTTTTAGGAACATGTTTGTCTATGCGCATGCCAGTGACTGAAGCCTATATTGTCAGTCATACCTCGGACCTTAACCGTTCGACGATATTCGGTGTCTATTATTTCAGCGCCATGGAAGGCGGCGGCGTCCTGACGCCGGTCATGGGCTACCTCATTGATCATCTCGGGTTTACCTCCAGCTTCACCATGGCCGGTGGAGCCATAATTGGAATAACCCTGGTCTGTTCCCTGCTTTTGTGGGGCGGCCGGAAATAA
- the queF gene encoding NADPH-dependent 7-cyano-7-deazaguanine reductase QueF — translation MKEDTSSLKHLGQPKAEPNYDNPSVEILDTFPNPYPNRSYTIQFMTREFTSLCPVTGQPDFATIEINYIPCKLCIESKSLKLYLLAYRQHGSFVETITNKILDDLVQACEPAWMEIKADFVARGGIRMNVRAVRQGNSGKENG, via the coding sequence ATGAAAGAGGATACCTCGTCCCTGAAGCATCTGGGGCAGCCAAAAGCAGAGCCCAATTACGACAATCCATCGGTTGAAATCCTGGATACTTTTCCCAACCCATATCCAAATAGAAGCTATACCATCCAGTTCATGACCAGGGAGTTTACCAGCCTTTGCCCGGTTACAGGCCAGCCGGACTTTGCCACGATTGAAATAAACTACATCCCTTGCAAACTTTGCATTGAATCGAAATCGCTCAAGCTCTACCTCCTGGCTTACAGGCAGCATGGCTCTTTCGTGGAGACGATCACCAATAAAATCCTTGATGATCTGGTTCAGGCCTGTGAGCCTGCCTGGATGGAGATCAAGGCCGACTTCGTGGCGCGGGGAGGAATTCGCATGAACGTTCGCGCAGTGCGCCAGGGTAATTCAGGAAAAGAAAATGGATAA
- a CDS encoding queuosine precursor transporter, with product MDNQSSFTSTPFDVSIWYIVVVSVFITCLITANIMAVKIISLFGLILPAAIIIFPMSYIAGDVLTEVYGYQHTRRAIWLGFFCNLITVLALWLGQLLPAASFWEGQESYERILGYTPRLLVASFFAYLVGGFANSFIMARMKIMTQGQFLWTRTIGSTLVGQGLDSMLFITLAFVGTIPWSALGLAVVTQWLVKSSYEAIATPLTYAVVGFLKKKEGLEIFDHRTRFSPFSFQVGQDRQI from the coding sequence ATGGATAACCAGTCCTCCTTCACCTCAACTCCATTCGATGTTTCGATATGGTACATCGTTGTCGTCTCTGTTTTCATTACCTGCCTTATCACAGCCAACATCATGGCCGTAAAAATCATCAGCCTGTTTGGCTTGATCCTGCCGGCCGCGATTATCATCTTTCCCATGAGCTACATTGCAGGGGACGTGCTGACCGAGGTTTATGGCTACCAGCACACCAGGCGAGCCATCTGGCTGGGTTTCTTTTGCAATCTCATTACCGTACTGGCACTCTGGCTGGGTCAGCTGCTTCCGGCGGCCTCATTCTGGGAAGGCCAGGAAAGTTATGAACGCATCCTGGGCTACACGCCGCGTCTTCTGGTAGCCTCCTTTTTCGCCTACCTTGTCGGCGGGTTCGCCAACTCATTCATCATGGCCAGAATGAAAATCATGACACAGGGACAGTTTTTATGGACCCGCACCATCGGGTCAACGCTTGTGGGGCAGGGGTTGGATTCGATGCTTTTTATCACCCTCGCCTTTGTAGGCACCATCCCCTGGTCGGCCCTGGGGTTGGCTGTCGTAACCCAGTGGCTGGTCAAGTCATCTTATGAGGCCATTGCCACACCGCTGACCTACGCTGTGGTGGGGTTTCTGAAAAAGAAGGAAGGTCTGGAAATTTTCGACCATAGGACGCGGTTTAGTCCGTTTTCTTTTCAGGTCGGACAAGACAGACAGATTTAA
- a CDS encoding enoyl-CoA hydratase/isomerase family protein → MAGRTVLYEKKGKIAYITLNRPRKLNAFNTAMSNGLVNAWKQFARDDDAWVAILTGAGNRAFCAGVDLREPGPTMPAVPGIGIEIWKPIIAAVQGHCLGIGLVFAMQCDLRLAASDAQFGYPEALVGVSGGVGAGLIRHLPSALAMQLLFTAEPISAQRAYEVGFVNKVVPPDELMSEATELAQKIAGNAPLVIRALKELAFRDSHPTLREAHGMAERIMGRLRSSEDGKEGPRAFIEKRKPRFKGK, encoded by the coding sequence ATGGCTGGCAGGACAGTTCTCTATGAGAAAAAAGGAAAGATCGCCTATATCACGTTAAACCGCCCCAGGAAACTGAATGCCTTTAACACCGCCATGTCAAACGGCCTGGTCAACGCCTGGAAGCAATTCGCCCGGGACGATGACGCCTGGGTCGCCATCCTCACCGGCGCTGGAAATAGAGCCTTTTGTGCCGGGGTGGACTTGAGAGAACCCGGGCCGACCATGCCGGCAGTGCCTGGTATCGGGATTGAGATCTGGAAGCCCATCATTGCCGCCGTCCAAGGGCACTGTCTCGGGATAGGGCTCGTGTTTGCCATGCAGTGCGATCTTCGCCTTGCCGCTTCTGACGCGCAGTTTGGATACCCTGAGGCGTTAGTTGGTGTGAGCGGGGGAGTCGGCGCAGGCTTGATAAGGCATTTACCATCGGCCCTAGCCATGCAGCTGCTTTTTACGGCCGAGCCAATCAGCGCGCAGAGGGCCTATGAAGTCGGTTTCGTGAACAAGGTGGTCCCTCCTGATGAATTGATGTCAGAAGCGACCGAACTGGCGCAAAAGATCGCCGGAAATGCTCCCCTGGTGATAAGAGCTCTCAAGGAGCTAGCCTTCAGAGATAGCCATCCCACGCTGCGCGAGGCGCACGGGATGGCCGAACGCATCATGGGGCGCCTCCGAAGCAGTGAGGACGGAAAGGAAGGCCCGAGGGCGTTTATAGAGAAAAGAAAGCCCAGGTTCAAAGGAAAGTAA
- a CDS encoding CoA transferase, whose translation MGPLDRVKIIEIAGIGPGPFCAMMLADMGADIIRVERRGLPTARTDMKYQVLNRGRRSVAIDLKKPEGVESVLNLVERADALFEGFRPGVMERLGLGPDVCLKRNPRLVYGRMTGWGQEGPLSQAAGHDINYIATTGALYAIGRRGEKPVPPLNLVGDFGGGGMLLAFGIVCALYETQVSGQGQVVDAAMVDGSAALMAMFYGLRAGGAWTDQRGKNFLDSGSHFYDAYETADGRWVAVGSLEPQFYALLLKHAGIDDPDFQEQMNQIKWSKFKEKITAVFKTKTRDQWCEIMEGTDVCFAPVLSMEEAPKYHHHMARGTFVEVDGVPQPAPAPRFSRTKPEIQGPPPAPGEHTESALRGWGFSSEKIKSLKKAGAI comes from the coding sequence ATGGGACCGCTTGACAGAGTGAAAATTATTGAAATTGCCGGAATTGGACCCGGGCCGTTCTGCGCCATGATGCTGGCGGACATGGGTGCTGACATCATTCGTGTGGAGCGTAGAGGTCTACCCACGGCCAGGACGGATATGAAATACCAGGTCTTGAATCGCGGCCGCCGGTCGGTCGCTATTGATCTGAAGAAGCCCGAAGGGGTTGAGTCAGTCCTTAACCTGGTCGAGCGAGCGGATGCCTTATTTGAAGGCTTCCGGCCCGGTGTGATGGAGCGGCTGGGGCTCGGGCCGGATGTCTGCCTGAAGCGGAATCCAAGGCTTGTTTACGGCCGCATGACCGGTTGGGGACAGGAAGGGCCGCTTTCCCAAGCGGCTGGCCATGATATCAACTACATTGCCACCACGGGCGCGCTTTATGCTATCGGGCGGCGCGGCGAGAAACCGGTGCCTCCATTGAACCTGGTCGGCGATTTCGGCGGCGGCGGCATGCTGCTGGCCTTTGGGATCGTGTGTGCGCTTTATGAGACTCAGGTGTCCGGCCAGGGCCAGGTCGTGGACGCGGCCATGGTGGACGGCTCCGCGGCGCTCATGGCCATGTTTTACGGGCTCAGGGCTGGCGGGGCGTGGACCGATCAGCGCGGGAAAAACTTCCTGGACAGCGGCTCCCATTTTTACGACGCTTATGAGACGGCGGATGGCAGGTGGGTGGCTGTGGGCTCTCTTGAGCCGCAATTTTATGCGCTTTTGCTTAAGCACGCCGGTATTGACGATCCGGACTTCCAGGAACAGATGAACCAGATAAAGTGGTCGAAATTTAAGGAGAAGATAACGGCTGTCTTCAAAACCAAGACGCGGGATCAATGGTGCGAGATTATGGAAGGCACTGACGTTTGCTTCGCGCCGGTGCTCTCCATGGAAGAAGCGCCTAAATACCACCACCACATGGCCCGTGGAACGTTTGTCGAGGTTGACGGCGTACCGCAACCCGCGCCAGCGCCGCGTTTCAGCCGGACCAAGCCCGAGATTCAGGGGCCGCCGCCGGCGCCTGGCGAGCATACCGAATCCGCCCTCAGAGGCTGGGGCTTTTCCTCAGAAAAAATCAAATCGCTTAAGAAGGCAGGCGCTATCTGA
- a CDS encoding alpha/beta hydrolase, with amino-acid sequence MPNVTANGIQIEYDTFGDRSSPPLLLIMGLGAQMILWDEEFCDQLASQGLYVIRFDNRDIGLSTKFDEAGVPNVMEMMAAAQRGEEVKAPYTVDDMADDAVGLLDSLDIDKAHICGASMGGMIAQTVASRHPSCVLSLISIMSTTGDPALPQAKPEAMEVLLTPVPEKREAYIEHSLKASRTIGSPGFPFDEKRVRERTARGFDRSFHPQGVARQLAAVIAHGSRKPALAKVTTPTLVIHGADDPLVPVEGGRDTASAIPEAELLIIEGMGHDLPIGAWPRIVDAIARNTRRAQV; translated from the coding sequence ATGCCGAACGTAACCGCCAATGGTATCCAGATCGAGTACGACACCTTTGGGGACCGCTCCTCACCGCCGCTGCTCCTGATTATGGGTCTTGGGGCCCAGATGATCCTCTGGGACGAGGAGTTCTGCGACCAGCTTGCCAGCCAAGGCCTATACGTCATCCGGTTTGACAATCGGGACATCGGACTCTCGACCAAATTCGATGAGGCGGGCGTCCCCAACGTCATGGAAATGATGGCCGCCGCGCAGCGGGGCGAGGAAGTTAAAGCGCCCTACACGGTTGACGACATGGCCGACGATGCGGTTGGACTGCTCGACAGTTTAGACATTGACAAGGCCCACATCTGCGGCGCGTCCATGGGCGGTATGATTGCGCAGACCGTTGCCAGCCGCCATCCATCATGCGTCTTGAGCCTCATCTCCATCATGTCCACCACCGGCGATCCCGCGCTGCCGCAGGCCAAGCCCGAGGCCATGGAAGTTCTACTCACGCCTGTGCCTGAAAAACGTGAAGCTTACATCGAGCACAGTCTAAAGGCCTCCCGAACCATCGGCAGTCCTGGCTTCCCCTTTGACGAAAAGCGAGTCCGCGAGAGAACGGCGCGGGGTTTTGACCGCAGTTTCCACCCCCAAGGCGTGGCGCGCCAGCTCGCGGCCGTTATCGCGCATGGCAGCCGAAAACCCGCCCTGGCCAAGGTAACCACCCCTACCCTCGTCATCCACGGCGCTGACGACCCCCTCGTGCCTGTGGAAGGAGGCCGAGACACGGCCAGCGCCATCCCAGAGGCGGAACTGCTTATCATTGAAGGCATGGGGCATGACCTTCCGATTGGGGCCTGGCCGCGCATCGTGGATGCAATCGCAAGGAACACGCGCCGGGCGCAGGTTTGA
- a CDS encoding SagB/ThcOx family dehydrogenase, whose product MPFASLVAGAERVTLPPPSHKGEISVEEALKKRRTHRSFKPEALSLNQFSQILWAAYGVTAKRHGYALKTAPSAGALYPIDIYAVVGDRTVKTLPPGVYHYHPEKHEVIPVKEGDRRKAVARASLGQMWMASAPAMLVITGEYARCTVKYGRRGSTYTHIEAGCVGQNIFLQAEALGLKAGIVGAFRNDQVIKTLGIPADHDPLLIMPVGYPD is encoded by the coding sequence ATGCCGTTTGCGAGCCTGGTGGCAGGGGCGGAAAGGGTAACCCTTCCCCCTCCCTCACACAAAGGCGAAATATCTGTGGAGGAAGCGCTTAAAAAGCGACGGACTCACCGGTCATTCAAACCCGAGGCCCTTTCCCTGAATCAGTTTTCCCAGATCTTGTGGGCAGCCTATGGCGTGACGGCTAAGAGGCATGGTTACGCCCTTAAAACCGCTCCATCCGCCGGAGCCCTTTACCCGATTGATATCTATGCTGTTGTTGGCGACCGGACGGTAAAAACCCTGCCTCCGGGCGTCTATCACTACCATCCTGAAAAGCATGAGGTGATTCCTGTAAAGGAGGGGGACCGGCGCAAAGCCGTGGCCAGGGCTTCCCTGGGCCAGATGTGGATGGCCAGCGCGCCGGCCATGCTGGTCATCACCGGGGAATACGCCCGCTGCACGGTCAAGTATGGCCGTCGGGGCAGCACTTACACCCATATCGAGGCCGGCTGCGTCGGTCAAAATATCTTTCTCCAGGCCGAAGCCCTGGGTCTCAAGGCAGGCATCGTCGGCGCCTTCCGAAACGATCAGGTCATTAAAACCCTGGGCATCCCGGCCGATCACGATCCTCTGCTGATCATGCCGGTAGGCTATCCGGATTAA
- a CDS encoding crotonase/enoyl-CoA hydratase family protein, whose translation MLVLTEKKGPVTTIIINRPEVRNAVDGATAKELANAFRVFEADDKAKVGVLTGAEGCFCAGADLKAITEGQDRTNRVSEEGDGPMGPTRMWLDKPVIAAVAGYAVAGGLELALWCDLRVMEKDAYFGVFCRRWGVPLMDGGTVRLPRLIGLSQALDMILTGRPVGAAEALRIGLANRIVETGASRAEAETLAEEIAQFPERCMLNDRRSAYEQMSLPFDMAMRNEFRLGLATFSSGETVEGASRFAQGAGRHGAFE comes from the coding sequence ATGCTCGTTCTGACTGAAAAGAAAGGGCCGGTGACCACCATCATCATCAACCGGCCTGAGGTGCGAAACGCGGTGGATGGCGCCACGGCTAAGGAATTGGCAAACGCCTTCCGGGTCTTTGAGGCGGACGATAAGGCCAAGGTCGGGGTGCTTACCGGCGCAGAAGGGTGCTTTTGCGCTGGAGCCGACCTCAAAGCCATAACAGAAGGACAGGACCGCACCAACCGTGTCAGCGAGGAGGGCGACGGCCCCATGGGGCCGACCCGCATGTGGCTGGACAAGCCGGTGATTGCCGCCGTGGCCGGTTATGCCGTGGCCGGAGGCCTGGAACTGGCTCTATGGTGCGACCTGCGCGTCATGGAAAAGGACGCCTATTTCGGAGTCTTCTGCCGGCGCTGGGGTGTGCCTTTAATGGACGGTGGCACGGTGCGCTTACCCCGGCTGATCGGCCTTTCCCAGGCCCTGGACATGATCCTCACCGGCAGGCCTGTTGGGGCTGCGGAAGCCTTACGAATCGGCCTGGCCAACCGCATCGTGGAAACTGGCGCCTCTCGCGCCGAGGCCGAAACCCTGGCTGAAGAAATCGCACAATTCCCCGAGCGCTGCATGCTGAACGACCGGCGGTCTGCCTATGAGCAGATGAGCCTTCCTTTTGACATGGCCATGCGAAATGAGTTTCGCCTGGGTTTGGCCACCTTCTCGAGCGGCGAGACGGTTGAAGGCGCCAGCCGCTTCGCCCAGGGCGCCGGACGGCACGGGGCTTTTGAGTAA
- the wecB gene encoding UDP-N-acetylglucosamine 2-epimerase (non-hydrolyzing), whose translation MGQLKIHLIGAARPNFMKIAPLYHTLKDETWANPVIVHTGQHYDVNMSDSFFIDLELPSPDIYLGVGSGTHAEQTARVMMAYEKVCLDEKPDLVIVVGDVNSTMACTLAAAKLRQKTAHLEAGLRSFDRTMPEEINRIVTDALADILWTPSIDGDKNLTREGIPPEKIERVGNIMIDSLEMLRPRIDEEKTFLKLGFQPQGYGLVTLHRPSNVDLPEKLARLCQALVELSDLIPLVFPVHPRTRKNLEAFGSLKTFEDAKNLHIMAPLPYKQFMNLLFNSRFALTDSGGIQEETTYLGIPCLTLRANTERPITITQGTNRLTDLSTVRQHVDTILSSGFKPGRIPEMWDGHTAGRVRASIQSFFNG comes from the coding sequence ATGGGTCAATTGAAGATACATTTAATTGGGGCGGCGCGGCCGAACTTCATGAAAATCGCTCCGCTTTATCACACCCTCAAAGACGAAACCTGGGCCAATCCGGTCATCGTTCATACAGGCCAGCATTATGATGTCAATATGTCAGACTCCTTCTTCATTGACCTGGAGCTTCCCAGCCCGGACATCTACCTGGGCGTGGGCAGCGGGACACATGCAGAACAAACCGCACGGGTCATGATGGCTTACGAAAAGGTCTGTCTGGACGAAAAGCCCGACCTGGTGATCGTGGTCGGGGATGTGAACTCCACCATGGCCTGCACCCTGGCCGCGGCCAAGCTGAGGCAAAAGACGGCTCACCTGGAAGCAGGCCTTCGGTCCTTTGATCGAACCATGCCAGAGGAAATCAACCGCATCGTGACCGATGCCTTGGCTGACATTCTCTGGACCCCCTCGATAGATGGCGACAAAAACTTGACCAGGGAGGGTATTCCGCCTGAGAAAATAGAACGGGTAGGCAACATTATGATTGATTCCCTGGAAATGCTGCGCCCAAGGATTGATGAAGAAAAGACCTTTCTGAAACTTGGTTTTCAGCCGCAGGGATACGGCCTTGTGACTTTGCACCGTCCTTCCAACGTGGATCTGCCAGAGAAACTAGCCCGCCTCTGCCAGGCGCTGGTTGAATTATCGGACCTGATCCCGCTTGTTTTTCCTGTCCACCCTCGAACTCGTAAGAATCTCGAAGCATTCGGTTCCCTTAAGACCTTCGAGGACGCGAAAAACCTGCATATCATGGCCCCCCTGCCTTATAAGCAGTTTATGAATTTGCTTTTTAATTCCAGATTCGCCTTGACCGATTCGGGCGGCATCCAGGAAGAGACCACCTATCTCGGCATCCCATGTCTGACGCTCCGGGCAAATACCGAACGGCCCATTACGATTACTCAGGGAACCAATCGGCTGACTGACCTTTCCACAGTGCGCCAGCATGTTGATACCATACTGAGCAGCGGCTTTAAACCAGGCCGAATCCCGGAAATGTGGGACGGCCATACAGCCGGTAGAGTCAGGGCTTCCATTCAATCTTTTTTTAATGGCTAG
- a CDS encoding aryldialkylphosphatase, producing MSERSGKVQTVLGLIDPSELGHTQPHEHLLVNLIPAPQRDGAVGEEIRMDNLGWNRRHWTSNPENLRLTSEEDAIKELEDYKAAGGGAMAELSIIGIDRDPEAYGRVSKASGVHVVMGAGYYTSAYHPPEVESMSEEELAKVMVRDVVEGTEGTGIKSGIIGEIGLDWPVHDNEAKVLRAAARAQRETGASLNIHPGRNPAAPLDAIRIVHDAGGDPERTVMSHMDRTLFNFNAMLDLAKTGCYLEWDLFGQESSYYPLAPIDMPNDHTRIDCIMKFIEAGFRNKLLISQDICTKIHTMKFGGEGYGHILKNILPMMKQKGMSDEDIEALTIKNPARVLTFL from the coding sequence ATGAGTGAACGATCAGGCAAGGTGCAGACAGTACTGGGTCTTATTGATCCTTCGGAACTTGGACACACCCAGCCGCACGAGCATCTCCTCGTTAATTTGATACCGGCCCCACAGCGGGATGGAGCGGTTGGAGAGGAGATCCGCATGGATAACCTCGGGTGGAACCGCAGGCACTGGACCAGTAATCCTGAAAACCTGCGTCTGACCAGCGAGGAAGACGCTATCAAGGAATTAGAGGATTATAAGGCTGCTGGAGGCGGGGCCATGGCCGAGTTATCAATTATTGGCATAGACCGCGATCCAGAGGCATATGGCCGTGTCTCAAAGGCAAGCGGGGTTCACGTGGTCATGGGCGCAGGCTACTACACCTCAGCCTACCATCCTCCAGAAGTTGAGAGCATGTCCGAAGAGGAACTTGCCAAGGTGATGGTGCGCGACGTTGTCGAAGGAACAGAAGGCACTGGAATTAAATCTGGCATCATCGGCGAAATTGGCCTGGACTGGCCGGTGCATGATAATGAGGCCAAGGTGCTCCGCGCCGCGGCGCGGGCGCAAAGGGAAACCGGCGCCTCGCTCAATATTCATCCCGGCCGCAACCCGGCCGCTCCGCTTGACGCCATTCGTATTGTGCATGACGCGGGAGGCGATCCGGAACGGACGGTCATGAGTCACATGGACCGGACCCTGTTCAATTTCAACGCCATGCTCGATCTGGCCAAGACAGGCTGTTATCTGGAGTGGGACCTCTTCGGGCAGGAGTCGAGTTACTATCCGCTCGCACCGATTGACATGCCAAACGATCACACGCGGATTGACTGCATCATGAAGTTCATTGAAGCGGGTTTTCGGAACAAGTTGCTCATTTCTCAGGACATCTGCACCAAGATCCATACTATGAAATTCGGCGGGGAAGGATACGGTCACATTCTGAAAAATATTCTGCCCATGATGAAGCAAAAGGGGATGAGCGACGAGGACATTGAAGCCTTGACGATTAAAAATCCGGCGCGTGTTTTGACTTTTTTATAA
- a CDS encoding SUMF1/EgtB/PvdO family nonheme iron enzyme translates to MESHWDLSKELGKGPLPETIMSPLDGAEMVLIPGGPFTMGITEDELRQIYLLDQRQTVVFATEVPARAVQVESFYIDRYPVTNYQYRKFVEETGHREPLLWREPMWSQPMQPVVFVGWDDARAYAGWAGKSLPTEAQWEKAGRGTDGRWWTWGDEFLPGRCNSREYGLDRTSEIGLFDQGMSPYGCYDMCGNVWEMCEGRWQGELLPMRGGCFLGTATFVRITCRWTPEDTINGAHWLGFRCIKEVHTAR, encoded by the coding sequence GTGGAAAGCCACTGGGATTTAAGCAAGGAACTGGGCAAGGGGCCGCTTCCTGAAACCATCATGTCCCCTCTAGATGGGGCTGAGATGGTCCTGATACCCGGGGGCCCATTCACCATGGGCATCACTGAAGATGAACTTCGTCAGATCTACCTGTTGGATCAGAGACAGACCGTTGTGTTTGCCACTGAGGTGCCCGCCCGCGCCGTGCAGGTTGAGTCTTTCTATATTGACCGGTATCCGGTGACCAACTACCAGTACCGCAAATTCGTCGAAGAGACGGGACATAGAGAGCCTTTACTCTGGAGGGAGCCCATGTGGAGCCAGCCCATGCAGCCTGTTGTTTTTGTGGGCTGGGACGACGCCCGGGCTTACGCCGGGTGGGCTGGAAAATCTCTCCCCACCGAAGCGCAATGGGAAAAGGCCGGGCGCGGAACCGACGGCCGGTGGTGGACATGGGGCGATGAATTTCTCCCCGGAAGATGCAATTCCAGGGAATACGGTCTTGACCGCACCTCGGAAATCGGCCTCTTCGACCAGGGGATGAGCCCGTATGGGTGCTACGATATGTGTGGCAACGTCTGGGAGATGTGCGAGGGCCGATGGCAAGGGGAGCTCCTGCCCATGCGCGGCGGATGCTTCCTGGGCACAGCCACATTTGTCCGGATCACTTGTCGCTGGACCCCGGAAGACACCATCAACGGCGCTCACTGGCTTGGGTTCCGCTGTATAAAAGAAGTCCACACTGCCAGATAA
- a CDS encoding CoA transferase, with amino-acid sequence MAGPLEGIRVLSFGRALSGPFASMLLADLGAEVIKIEATKFGDFARGNGPFIKGIGSYFLSINRGKKSITLNLKAARAKKIVFKLVEQMDIVLENFRPGVMDSLGLGYEAMRSHNPKIIYASISGFGQTGPYAQRPAYDMIAQGMGGVVSITGNQDEPPVRVGYSIGDMGASLFAALAVCAALYERERSGEGQQIDVAMMDSQVALCENACARYFASGEIPKPLGSRHPLLTPFQIFPTRDGHIILIAFSGPDWTNFCHAASKEEWITDEKVNTIEARLKNYNFFEKEMNDLMRTRTTKEWLKALDEHSVMCGPVNSIEEVVNDPHVQAREMIQEVTHSRAGKLKVVGTPMKFSRTPCQIEKASPDLGEHTEEIALSLLGLSEEELETLRKEGVI; translated from the coding sequence ATGGCTGGACCGCTGGAAGGAATCAGGGTCTTGAGTTTCGGCCGGGCCCTTTCCGGCCCATTTGCGAGCATGCTGCTGGCCGATCTTGGAGCAGAAGTGATAAAGATCGAGGCCACGAAATTTGGAGATTTCGCCCGGGGGAACGGTCCTTTTATCAAAGGAATCGGCTCCTACTTTCTTAGCATCAACCGGGGCAAAAAAAGCATAACCCTCAACCTTAAAGCCGCCCGGGCCAAAAAGATCGTCTTCAAGCTGGTCGAACAGATGGACATCGTTCTTGAAAACTTCCGGCCCGGGGTCATGGATTCTCTGGGCCTGGGTTATGAGGCCATGCGCAGTCACAACCCAAAGATCATCTACGCCTCGATTTCAGGGTTTGGACAGACCGGCCCATACGCTCAACGACCGGCCTATGACATGATCGCCCAGGGCATGGGCGGGGTGGTGAGCATTACTGGAAATCAGGACGAACCGCCCGTCAGGGTCGGTTATTCCATCGGAGACATGGGCGCTTCTTTATTTGCAGCGCTGGCAGTATGCGCCGCCCTTTATGAACGGGAAAGAAGCGGGGAAGGACAGCAGATTGACGTGGCCATGATGGACTCCCAGGTGGCCCTGTGCGAAAACGCCTGCGCCAGGTATTTCGCCTCTGGGGAAATTCCCAAACCCCTGGGATCGAGACACCCGCTTCTGACCCCATTTCAGATCTTTCCCACCAGGGACGGCCATATTATCCTCATCGCCTTCTCCGGCCCTGACTGGACTAATTTCTGCCACGCCGCAAGCAAGGAGGAATGGATCACAGATGAGAAGGTCAATACGATTGAAGCCAGGCTGAAGAACTATAACTTCTTTGAAAAAGAGATGAACGATCTCATGCGCACCCGGACGACCAAGGAGTGGCTCAAGGCCCTGGATGAACATTCGGTCATGTGCGGGCCGGTCAATAGCATCGAAGAGGTGGTCAATGACCCTCATGTTCAGGCCAGGGAGATGATTCAGGAGGTCACTCACTCACGGGCCGGAAAACTGAAGGTCGTCGGGACGCCCATGAAATTCTCCCGCACGCCCTGCCAGATTGAAAAGGCCAGCCCGGACCTGGGCGAGCACACAGAGGAAATAGCTTTAAGTCTCCTTGGGCTTTCAGAGGAAGAACTCGAGACACTGCGAAAGGAAGGGGTCATTTAG